One stretch of Nicotiana tabacum cultivar K326 chromosome 18, ASM71507v2, whole genome shotgun sequence DNA includes these proteins:
- the LOC107832215 gene encoding loganic acid O-methyltransferase-like: MKKKYQALDKMQRYYFPMNAGDGAYSYSRNSQLQKEVLDGAKEMIRDAITEKLDIKSLLSASINTFRIVDLGCSVGPNTFSAMQHIIQAIKDQFSTDSINIVPQFQVFFNDHITNDFNTLFRSLPADRSYFASGVPGSFHRRLFPSGSIHFAHSSSAIHWLSKLPEELLDEKSPAWNKGLIHYVDAPNIAVVNAYISQFDNDMEVFLNARAEEIVPGGIMVLVSPFSGYRLLKFFGSSLIDMVNEGMLDESLVDAFNVPVYFPSPEDMTKVVEKNGCFSIERIELTYPQSKLVDEADAKSLMTNLRAVLEGVFINHFGSKIADEAFSRTILKSEDISAWMKANYEKPCQLFVVLKRK; the protein is encoded by the exons atgaagaaaaagtatcaaGCTTTAGACAAAATGCAAAGATATTATTTCCCAATGAATGCTGGTGATGGTGCCTACAGTTACTCCAGAAACTCCCAATTGCAG AAAGAAGTGCTAGATGGTGCTAAAGAGATGATAAGAGATGCAATTACTGAAAAGCTTGACATCAAAAGCCTGTTATCAGCTTCAATAAACACATTTCGTATTGTAGACTTGGGATGTTCAGTTGGACCGAACACTTTCTCAGCTATGCAACATATTATACAAGCTATAAAGGACCAATTCAGTACAGATTCCATTAATATTGTTCCTCAATTCCAAGTATTCTTCAACGATCATATCACCAATGATTTCAATACCCTTTTTCGATCCCTACCTGCCGATAGGTCTTATTTTGCATCAGGAGTTCCAGGGTCTTTCCACCGCAGGTTATTTCCCTCAGGATCGATCCATTTTGCACATTCATCTTCTGCTATCCATTGGTTATCTAAGTTGCCAGAAGAGTTATTAGATGAGAAATCCCCTGCGTGGAATAAGGGATTGATTCACTATGTAGATGCCCCAAATATTGCAGTAGTTAACGCTTATATTTCTCAGTTCGACAACGATATGGAAGTGTTCTTGAATGCAAGAGCTGAGGAGATTGTTCCTGGAGGAATAATGGTCCTAGTTTCGCCATTTTCAGGTTATCGTCTCCTCAAATTTTTCGGATCAAGTCTTATTGATATGGTCAATGAG GGAATGCTAGATGAATCTCTAGTTGACGCATTCAATGTGCCAGTGTATTTTCCCTCTCCTGAAGACATGACTAAAGTGGTGGAGAAAAATGGCTGTTTTAGCATCGAGAGAATAGAGTTGACATATCCCCAATCAAAGCTTGTAGATGAGGCTGATGCAAAGAGTTTAATGACAAACCTAAGGGCTGTTTTGGAAGGAGTTTTTATCAATCACTTTGGAAGTAAAATCGCAGATGAAGCTTTTTCGAGGACTATTCTCAAAAGTGAAGACATCTCTGCATGGATGAAAGCTAACTACGAGAAACCATGCCAATTATTTGTCGTTTTGAAGCGTAAATGA